One genomic window of Pontibacillus halophilus JSM 076056 = DSM 19796 includes the following:
- a CDS encoding proline dehydrogenase family protein codes for MDAISKNFFLYLSKNSTLDRMAKRWGSKFGADRIVGGESFDGAIQVIQGMNRQGIAVTVDHLGEFIHSAEEAKLRCQESIQTIRKISEHNLNSQMSVKVTSLGLDISAELVWENMLKIMDEAVKYDVFITIDMEDSSRCGKTLDLYKALKERYDNIGTVIQSYLYRSSRDLDELNELDPVLRLVKGAYKEPAEVAFQEKYKVDENLKHLIKKNLLNGNFTSIASHDDAIIEYTKDLVKEHHIPTDQFEFQMLYGMRSDTQVQLVKEGYPVRVYMPYGTDWYGYFMRRLAERPANVSFALRGMFKK; via the coding sequence TTGGATGCAATCAGTAAAAATTTCTTTCTGTATTTGTCTAAAAACTCAACGTTAGATCGTATGGCGAAACGTTGGGGGTCGAAATTTGGAGCTGACCGTATTGTGGGTGGAGAATCATTTGATGGGGCGATTCAGGTCATTCAAGGGATGAATCGTCAAGGCATTGCCGTTACGGTGGACCACCTTGGGGAATTTATCCATTCCGCTGAAGAAGCAAAGCTTCGCTGTCAGGAAAGTATTCAAACAATCCGTAAGATAAGTGAGCACAATCTGAATTCCCAAATGTCTGTGAAGGTCACATCTCTCGGGCTCGACATTAGTGCTGAGCTTGTATGGGAGAATATGTTGAAGATTATGGATGAAGCGGTGAAGTATGATGTGTTTATCACGATTGATATGGAAGACTCATCCCGTTGTGGGAAAACCCTCGATTTGTATAAAGCGCTAAAAGAAAGGTATGACAACATCGGTACCGTCATACAATCGTATCTGTACCGGTCCAGTCGAGACCTTGATGAGTTGAATGAGCTAGACCCTGTTCTAAGACTTGTTAAAGGTGCCTATAAAGAGCCAGCCGAAGTGGCCTTCCAAGAGAAGTATAAAGTAGACGAAAACTTAAAACACCTGATTAAGAAGAATTTATTGAATGGCAATTTTACGTCTATTGCAAGCCATGACGATGCCATTATTGAATATACGAAAGACTTGGTTAAGGAACATCATATTCCAACAGACCAGTTTGAATTTCAAATGCTGTATGGCATGAGGAGTGACACGCAAGTTCAACTTGTGAAAGAAGGCTATCCAGTCCGAGTGTATATGCCTTATGGCACGGATTGGTACGGTTACTTTATGAGACGCCTTGCTGAGCGTCCTGCTAACGTATCGTTTGCATTACGGGGAATGTTTAAGAAATAG
- a CDS encoding DMT family transporter: MGIFLSIVAGILISVQNVFNSRISERAGSWATTTLVLAMGFGASIPVFYTMEDARLFDFADANLIFLFGGVFGVGIVFCLMMGIRLIGPAYAVSVVLISQLTTAFFTNTFGWFGFDSIPFTWNKAAGLILLIAGILVFKLSDAVPAEQSNESYEQRQANG, translated from the coding sequence ATGGGAATCTTTCTTTCCATTGTGGCTGGCATACTTATTAGTGTCCAGAATGTATTTAACTCAAGGATTAGTGAACGTGCTGGATCATGGGCAACAACGACACTCGTCCTAGCGATGGGGTTCGGAGCTTCTATCCCTGTATTCTATACGATGGAAGATGCGCGCTTATTCGACTTTGCTGATGCTAACCTCATTTTCCTATTTGGTGGCGTATTTGGAGTTGGAATTGTCTTTTGTCTGATGATGGGGATTCGTTTAATCGGTCCTGCATATGCGGTGTCTGTTGTGCTCATCTCCCAACTGACGACTGCGTTCTTTACGAACACATTCGGCTGGTTTGGATTCGATTCCATCCCGTTTACGTGGAACAAGGCGGCTGGATTAATCCTTCTTATTGCAGGTATTCTTGTATTCAAGCTATCGGACGCTGTGCCGGCCGAACAATCAAATGAGTCTTATGAACAGCGACAGGCAAATGGGTAA
- a CDS encoding Crp/Fnr family transcriptional regulator: protein MEIQSYIDHFGLNDVFSPDTVAAMTLQHVKKGQAICAKGDHLHSMYFLVKGKVKIYTTTEEGKSLILRFKTPFAVIGDLEYIRGGDVFNEVECVMDSLLLAVPFQILRRHEQERIEFYHFLLDIMTEKFYTESHASSLNMMYPVDVRLASYLLSLSEDGFGTMYYEEMRTANLKELADLIGTSYRHLNRVIERFVSDGLLRRERGTLTVLDRAKLRVVAKGNIYE, encoded by the coding sequence ATGGAAATCCAATCGTATATCGACCACTTTGGACTAAATGATGTCTTTTCACCAGATACGGTAGCGGCAATGACGCTTCAACATGTGAAGAAAGGGCAAGCCATTTGTGCGAAGGGAGACCATCTTCACTCCATGTATTTTCTTGTGAAGGGGAAAGTAAAGATTTATACGACTACAGAAGAGGGCAAGTCTCTGATTCTTAGGTTCAAAACTCCGTTCGCTGTTATTGGGGATCTTGAGTATATTCGCGGTGGAGATGTGTTCAATGAAGTGGAATGCGTCATGGATAGCTTGCTCTTAGCCGTCCCATTCCAAATTCTGCGTCGGCATGAACAAGAACGCATCGAATTTTATCACTTTCTACTCGATATTATGACGGAGAAATTCTACACAGAATCTCATGCTTCTAGTTTAAATATGATGTATCCCGTCGATGTTCGACTGGCGAGTTATTTGCTGTCCTTATCAGAAGACGGCTTTGGAACGATGTATTATGAAGAAATGAGAACGGCTAACTTGAAAGAATTGGCAGATTTGATTGGAACAAGCTATCGTCATTTGAACCGTGTAATTGAGCGATTTGTCTCTGATGGATTGCTGCGAAGAGAACGAGGGACGCTTACGGTTTTAGATCGCGCCAAACTTCGTGTTGTGGCCAAAGGCAACATTTATGAATAG
- a CDS encoding DMT family transporter codes for MKGLLFSLAAGLCITMQGVFNARLSDELGGWQTTSLNQLVGLLFAIIMYIIMRDGRKEGFKEVPKVYLFGGTFGVIVVFAELTAMKMMGPAFAISILLVSQLLTAYLIESNGWFGQTKVRVTKPQLVGVSMMILGVVVFNL; via the coding sequence ATGAAAGGGTTGTTATTTTCTCTTGCAGCAGGGTTGTGTATTACGATGCAAGGGGTGTTTAATGCACGACTAAGTGACGAGTTAGGTGGATGGCAGACCACTTCACTCAATCAGCTTGTTGGGTTACTATTTGCTATTATCATGTATATCATTATGAGAGATGGTCGAAAAGAAGGCTTCAAAGAAGTGCCGAAAGTGTATTTATTTGGCGGTACGTTCGGGGTAATTGTCGTATTTGCAGAGTTGACGGCGATGAAGATGATGGGACCTGCATTCGCAATCTCCATTCTACTCGTCTCCCAACTATTAACGGCTTACTTAATAGAAAGTAATGGCTGGTTTGGCCAAACGAAAGTACGCGTAACAAAGCCTCAGCTCGTCGGAGTGTCGATGATGATCTTAGGAGTTGTTGTATTTAATTTATAG
- a CDS encoding zinc-binding dehydrogenase, whose translation MKAVEVTGYGGFEQLQVTDREVPSPNAGEVLVKVKACGINNTEIWMREGAYGTGEESGWRPEGVQFPRIPGSDITGQIVEVGEGVEPHKVGEDVILFPFTSSGEAGMEHLSDDLSFIGSEYDGGYAEYVVWKEELCYPMPLPDYTQSAVVVVSGLTAWHMVEQSNVGSEDVVMVTGANGGVGSYNVQIASKVRGATVIAIVGDLELSDKMKELGADYVFSYKSSTLQQDILEEVGKVDVVLDVVGDALFDTSLQVLRKGGRFCTSGSSGGQQTNMDFRAVYLNHIALLGSVLGTREDFKNLLQAVSQYKVKPTVAKTFPLSEARDAQAYFKESGKLGKVVLLPEE comes from the coding sequence ATGAAAGCTGTTGAGGTAACAGGCTATGGGGGATTCGAACAATTACAAGTTACAGACCGAGAAGTGCCTTCGCCTAATGCAGGGGAAGTACTCGTGAAAGTGAAGGCATGTGGAATTAACAATACGGAAATCTGGATGCGCGAAGGAGCTTATGGCACTGGAGAAGAGTCTGGATGGAGACCAGAAGGGGTTCAATTTCCACGCATTCCGGGTTCAGATATCACTGGGCAAATTGTAGAAGTCGGAGAAGGGGTCGAACCACACAAAGTGGGAGAAGATGTGATCTTATTTCCATTCACTTCAAGTGGAGAGGCAGGTATGGAGCATTTATCAGACGACCTCTCCTTTATCGGTTCCGAATATGACGGCGGATATGCTGAATATGTAGTATGGAAAGAAGAGTTATGCTATCCAATGCCTTTACCTGACTATACTCAAAGTGCCGTTGTTGTTGTGAGCGGGCTCACTGCCTGGCATATGGTTGAGCAATCGAACGTCGGGAGCGAAGATGTCGTCATGGTAACTGGTGCGAATGGAGGCGTGGGTTCATACAATGTCCAAATTGCATCGAAAGTTAGAGGGGCAACCGTGATTGCTATTGTTGGGGACCTTGAGCTTTCCGACAAGATGAAGGAGCTTGGGGCAGACTATGTCTTCTCTTATAAATCTTCTACCCTTCAACAGGACATTCTTGAAGAGGTAGGTAAAGTGGACGTCGTCCTTGATGTAGTTGGCGATGCTCTCTTTGATACGTCCTTACAAGTGCTTCGAAAAGGAGGACGCTTCTGTACGTCGGGGTCTTCAGGTGGACAACAGACGAATATGGATTTCCGCGCTGTCTATCTAAACCATATTGCCTTACTAGGCTCTGTTCTTGGCACAAGAGAAGATTTCAAGAACCTACTACAAGCAGTGTCTCAATATAAAGTAAAACCAACCGTGGCAAAGACATTTCCTCTATCAGAGGCAAGAGATGCACAAGCTTATTTCAAAGAAAGCGGGAAGTTAGGGAAGGTTGTCCTTCTTCCTGAAGAGTAA
- a CDS encoding methyl-accepting chemotaxis protein: MSIRKKLFLISFLAFLVLGGTELFLISKIYTYNNTIKSIKDQSIETALLSQELKLDVVEVQQWLTEISATGGGQGYDQGFDKAREVSERFEERMETLQSIETDKENKQLLENSSSLFQRFYNYGRQMAQGYISGGQNTGNLYMAGFDDLRNDINGELDAYLEGRKSELRTEMSNIEESMEQLTILSLIILAGGLIVVGVVSNRISSGITKSLRVVGEGAQQIANGDLTQPMEVKRKDEIGMLANEFEQMRVQLSSLVTAIQRDANEIQDNSLNLSDLTAQTGESASQIAVTIDEVAHGVEDQSVQAGHILDAIQDTTQKVSFGNELADRTLKGAASSTTAAQGGQASIEEGIQGLQSTVRDFNEATETVQSLGERSNQIGDIIKFIHDISEQTNLLSLNAAIEAARAGQHGLGFSVVAEEVRKLAEETKKATGRISSLIKETQRETHRSIQLMESNQSRFTEQVRVIQDGGQSLRQIVEHVQSTEHDVGQLKEILKSIDDNTVNVQRMIESITAVIEETSASSEEVAASAQQQDAMVHQVRETIDSLSSIAQELNGQVAQFKR; this comes from the coding sequence ATGAGTATACGTAAGAAACTGTTTTTGATAAGTTTTTTAGCCTTTCTCGTGCTAGGGGGAACAGAATTATTTCTAATTAGTAAGATCTATACATATAACAACACCATTAAGTCTATTAAGGATCAATCTATTGAAACCGCTCTCTTATCACAAGAGTTAAAGCTTGATGTGGTAGAAGTTCAACAATGGCTAACGGAAATTAGTGCAACGGGCGGCGGCCAAGGCTACGATCAAGGGTTTGACAAAGCGAGGGAAGTATCAGAGCGTTTTGAAGAGCGGATGGAGACGTTGCAATCTATTGAAACAGACAAGGAGAATAAGCAACTTCTCGAGAACAGCAGCAGCTTGTTCCAGCGTTTCTACAACTATGGGAGACAAATGGCTCAAGGGTATATTTCCGGTGGGCAGAATACAGGAAATCTATACATGGCAGGCTTTGATGACTTAAGAAATGACATTAATGGAGAGCTTGATGCTTATTTAGAAGGTCGTAAGAGTGAACTTCGAACAGAAATGAGTAACATTGAAGAAAGCATGGAACAACTTACAATTCTGTCCTTAATCATTTTGGCAGGAGGGCTAATCGTTGTTGGCGTGGTAAGTAATCGCATCTCGAGTGGGATTACTAAGAGCCTCCGAGTTGTTGGGGAGGGGGCGCAGCAGATTGCCAACGGAGATTTAACCCAACCGATGGAAGTTAAACGTAAAGATGAAATTGGGATGCTTGCAAATGAGTTTGAACAAATGCGTGTACAGCTTTCCTCCCTTGTCACTGCTATTCAACGAGACGCGAACGAGATTCAAGACAACAGTCTGAATCTTTCTGACTTAACAGCTCAAACGGGAGAGTCTGCTTCACAAATTGCTGTAACCATCGACGAAGTGGCACATGGGGTTGAGGATCAATCTGTGCAAGCTGGTCATATACTCGACGCCATTCAAGATACTACTCAGAAAGTATCGTTTGGAAATGAGCTTGCTGACAGAACATTAAAAGGAGCGGCCTCTTCTACTACTGCGGCTCAAGGTGGACAAGCAAGTATTGAGGAAGGGATTCAAGGTCTCCAGTCAACTGTACGTGATTTCAATGAAGCAACTGAAACTGTACAATCACTTGGCGAGCGTTCTAATCAGATTGGCGATATTATTAAATTCATTCATGACATTTCAGAACAAACAAACTTGCTTTCCTTAAATGCAGCTATTGAAGCGGCACGGGCAGGTCAGCATGGACTCGGCTTTTCTGTAGTGGCAGAAGAAGTACGGAAATTGGCAGAAGAAACAAAGAAAGCGACAGGACGAATTTCTTCGCTTATTAAAGAAACGCAAAGAGAGACACACCGTTCCATTCAGTTGATGGAAAGCAATCAAAGTCGCTTCACAGAACAAGTGCGTGTCATCCAAGATGGTGGACAATCTTTAAGACAAATTGTGGAACATGTCCAAAGCACGGAGCATGATGTGGGCCAATTGAAAGAGATCTTAAAATCCATTGATGATAATACGGTGAACGTACAGCGTATGATTGAGAGTATTACGGCGGTCATTGAAGAAACTTCTGCTTCTTCAGAAGAAGTGGCAGCTAGTGCCCAACAGCAAGATGCTATGGTGCATCAAGTGAGAGAAACAATCGATAGCTTGAGTTCAATCGCGCAAGAACTGAATGGGCAAGTGGCTCAATTTAAACGGTAG
- the argF gene encoding ornithine carbamoyltransferase produces the protein MGRVKQLAVKKKDFLTLNNWTEEEIEHLVQKAYLLKHQGGDDRLSGQILGMIFEKSSTRTRISFEVAMLQLGGHAIHLPTRDIQLGRGETIEDTAKVMSRYVSAVMLRTNEHETIERFAEAADVPVINGLSDLYHPVQTLADLLTIYEYKHDLKGRKIVYVGDGNNVAHSLMLGGALMGMDVVIACPNGYEPNGSITQRAIEKANASGGTVSITHHKDEAVQGADAIYTDVWASMGQEEESEARKAVFAPFQVSEASMKLAKPDCLFMHCLPAHRGEEVEAEVLDGSQSVVFDQAENRLHAQKALLLYLLRDH, from the coding sequence ATGGGTCGAGTGAAACAACTCGCAGTCAAAAAGAAAGATTTTCTCACTCTTAACAATTGGACGGAAGAAGAAATTGAGCATCTTGTACAGAAAGCTTATTTGCTAAAGCATCAAGGTGGAGACGACCGCTTGTCGGGGCAAATTCTCGGCATGATCTTCGAGAAGTCTTCAACTAGGACGCGAATTTCATTCGAAGTGGCCATGCTTCAACTAGGGGGGCACGCGATTCATCTCCCTACAAGGGACATTCAATTAGGGCGAGGGGAGACGATTGAAGATACAGCGAAAGTGATGTCTCGTTACGTCAGTGCGGTGATGCTTAGAACTAATGAACATGAAACGATTGAGCGGTTTGCAGAAGCTGCTGATGTACCCGTAATTAACGGGCTATCAGACCTGTACCACCCTGTTCAGACACTTGCCGACTTGCTCACAATCTATGAATATAAGCATGACTTGAAGGGGAGAAAGATTGTTTATGTTGGTGATGGAAACAACGTCGCCCATTCTCTTATGCTCGGAGGCGCTTTAATGGGGATGGACGTCGTGATAGCTTGCCCGAATGGCTATGAACCTAATGGATCCATTACACAGCGTGCAATCGAGAAGGCCAATGCTTCAGGAGGAACGGTTTCTATTACCCACCATAAGGATGAAGCGGTTCAGGGCGCCGATGCGATCTATACGGATGTGTGGGCAAGTATGGGGCAGGAAGAAGAAAGTGAAGCTCGTAAAGCGGTTTTTGCACCTTTTCAAGTGTCGGAAGCATCTATGAAACTAGCAAAGCCAGATTGCCTCTTTATGCATTGCCTGCCTGCTCACCGCGGAGAAGAAGTGGAAGCAGAGGTCTTGGATGGCTCACAATCTGTTGTGTTCGACCAAGCGGAGAATCGTCTTCACGCTCAGAAAGCATTGCTCTTGTACTTACTTCGAGATCACTAA